AGGGGCTGCCTTGATCATCAGGACCCAGAGACTGCGGACTTTATGACCCCTGAAGGTTACCTCCAGTAGGGACAGTGGGTTCTGGGAGCTCGGTTTGGTTTGCCTTTTGTGGTTGGGGGTATATTTTTAATGTACCTGTACCTTAGGAATTGTAACTCCATTAGGCAGGACACTTCTTCTCCTTCAGGAGCAGATGTGACGAGTCCTGGTGGGACCATGTGGGCAAGTGTGAGTGGAAAGAGTCCCGACAGTTGTGGAGATGCCAGTATGATTCCACCAGTGGTGTCTTGGGAGGACCCGTAGGGGACGAAACCGTGCAGAACTACTACCCCAGGCCAAATTACAGCAGGACCCAACtatttggagaggagagggaacagcTTCATTAATTATAAGGGTCATTAACAATAAGGGTCATTCTTGGATCTGCATCCTGACTGCATATACACACCTGCCCGCAGATTGGTCAGGTAGCTGTTATATTGGCTTAATTAGACCAAAATTCTTTCTCCAGCCGGGGCAGGAGGGAAATCACTTAGGACAATAATTTAAAAgataggagagaaaagaggtctcCCGTTACTTCGTTAACAAGTACTGGGAACGCAAACGGGTGGGGAGGCCAGTGGCCTCCGGAAAGAATAATAAGGACCTACGGTCCGGCCACATGGGCTCAGGACGAGAGTTGGGGGTACCGAACTCCGATTGCTGTGCTCAACTGGCTAATTAGACTCCAGGGGATTTTAGAAATTATTACTAATCAAATGGCGAGAGCCCTTGGTCTGTTAGCAGAACAAGCCACTCAAACCAGGGAGACCATCTTACAGCATCGGCTGGTTTTAGACTATTTATTAGCAGCTGAAGGGGGTGTGTGAGGAAAATTAAACCTGTCAAACtgttgtccaaaaaaaaaaaaaattgatgacaatctgatttggtgggtagagggagcCGCTATCCCACACAACCACTACTGCCCAAACAATTCAAACCCACGTCCCACAGGCGGTAgagcacactttccccctcctatcatTGGTTCCAAAGCAATGCTCACCTGAATGGAGGGGAGTCAGAAAtaatagagcagcagcatggtgtgatagctagagcacgggcctggttgtcagaaggtcctgggttctaattctaccctgccactttgctgtgtgaccgtgggccagtcacttcacttctctgtgcctcagttgattataataatgacatttattaagtgcttactatgtgcaaagcactgttctaagtgctgggggggatacaaggtgatcaggttgtcccacggggggctcacagtcaatccccattttacagatggggtaactgaggcactgagaagttaagtgacttgcccaaagtcacacagctgacaattggcagagtcgggatttgaacctatgaccgattccaaagcctgtgctctttccactgagccacgctgcttctctagatagttacctcatctatcaagtggggattgagactgggagccccacgtgggacagggtgggcagagatggtctctgttgccgaattgtactttccaagcgctcagtacagtgctgtgcatacagtaagccctcaaaaaatacgattgaatgaatgaaagactgtgagccccacgtgtggcaacctgattgcgttgtgtctactccagtgcttagaacagggcttggcacatagcaagcgcttaacaaatgtcataatcaatcaatcgtatttattgagcgcttactgtgtgcagagcactgtactaagcgcttgggaagtacaacttggcaacatataaagacagtccctacccaacagtgggctcacagtctaaaaatcatcattattattattattactgtgagccagttgttgggtagggaccgtctctatatattgccaatttgtgcttcccaagcgcttagtccagtgctctgcacaccgtaagcgcagcgtggctcagtggaaagagcccaggtttgggagtcagaggtcatgggttcaaatggcaactccaccacttaacatctctgtgcctcagttctctcatgtgtaaaatggggatgaagactgtgagccccacgtgggacaacctgatcaccttgtatcccccagcgcttagaacagtgctttgcacatagaaagcgcttaacagatgccattattattattattaaatacgattgaatggatgattgaatgaatgcagcgtggctcaatggaaagagcacgggctttggagtcagaggtcaaatcccggccccgccacttgtcagctgtgtgactttggtcaagtcacttaacttccctgtgcctcagttccctcatctgtaaaagggggatgaagactatgagccccacgtgggacaacctgatcacctcgtaagctccccggcgcttagaacggtgctttgcacatagtaagggcttaacagatgccattgctttattattattattatgaataagtacgcttgaatggatgaatgaatgaagtgctgggacGGCGGCGCGGCTTCTCCGAGGCTCCTCTCAGTCCCAtgacccccggccccgcccccgggctggGGCCGCCTCCGCTCTCCCGGCGGCCCTTGCGCGGGGCCGCCGTGGTCGCCATGGAGGGCTCCGAGGGGACGGCGATCCCGGCCCTCCCGGTGATCCCGGACCTCCCCGCGCTCCCGGCCCTCCCGGCGATCCCGGACCTCCCCCCGCTCCCGGCCCTCCCGGCGATCGCGGAGGAGCGGCAGCGGCTGCTGCAGGAGCTGAGCGACCTGGTGGACAGCTGCCACCGGACGCTGGAGGAGGTGTTCGCCGCCTTGGGACGGAGCTTCGACCCGGCGGGCCCCGGGGACGCGGAAGCGGAGGGcggacaggggctggggggggggggacggggacgacgacgaggacgaggaggtCAGTGCGCGcgcaacgccccccccccccccccccccccggtgctttttgttaagcgcttactgataataataaggagggtgtttgttaagcgcttactgtgtgcaaaccactgttccaagcgctggggaggttacagggtgatcaggttggcccacggggggctcacggttttaatccccattttacagatgaggtcactgaggcacagagaagtgacttgcccaaagtcacacagctggcagttggcggagccgggatttgaacccatgacctctgactccaaagcccgggccctttccaccgagccacgaggtgccaggcactgcactgagcgccgggggcgatccaagctaatcatcatcatcaatcgtatttattgagcgcttactaagtgcagagcactgtactaagcgcttgggtaggacaaattggcaacatatagagacagtccctacccaacagtgggctcacagtctaaaagggggagacagagaacaaaaccaaacatactaacaaaataaaataaatagaatagatatgtacaagtaaaataaataaatatgtacaaacatatatacatatatacagtatatataataataatgatggcttttattaagcgcttattatgtgccctgcaccgttccaagcgctggtagGGCTGGACACCGTCGCTTGCCCCACTGGGGACTTCGcggtctgaacccccattttacatttattcaatcgtatttatcgaccacttactgtgtgcagagcgctgtattaagcgcttgggaaatgcaagtcggcaacatatatttacagcagagggaactgaggcacggggaagtgaagtgactcggccaaggccacccggactagtggcggagccggggttaccCCGCGGCTCTGCGGGGCGgccacaaatcaatcagtcagtcactggtattgcgcgcttactgggtgccgagcgctgtactgagcgctagggaaagGGCATTACGGCGCagtcggtagacgcgttccccgcccacaggctATTTACTAGGGGGCTTTAGGGCCGCTCAGGACGTGGCGAAAGGCCCTAAGGACGGGAtagatggaggggctgggatgcTCCCtcttactgtagtctcccaagcgctctgtacagtgctttgcccagagtaagcgctcaataaatacgactattattattactctgctccCTAAATCAAAGCCACCGGCCCCGCCACCCgctctcattcactcactcattcattatgtcatatttattgagcgcttactatgtgcagaacactgtactgagcgcttgtgagactacagtacagcaataaacagtctaattccctgcccataacgagcttacagtcgattcattcattcaatcattcatattattgagcacttactgtgtgcatagcacggtactaagcgcttgggaaagtacaactcaacaaaaaacactgacattccctgcgcccacagtgagcttacagtctaggtggggagacagacattaatataaataaattatagatatgtagataagtgaccgtctctatatgttgctgatttgtacttcccaagcgctcagtacagtgctctgcacacagtaagcgctcaatgaatatgattgaatgaatgaatgaatgctgtgtggccaggagggaggtgaataaagggagcaaatcagggtgatgcagaagggggcgggagaagaggagaggaggacttagggaaggcctcttggtggagatgggctttcaataaggccttgaagtgggagagcgtaattgtcggatttgaggagggaggctgcgGCCCTGGCGATGTTGGCCCATGGCCTCTCCGCCCCAGGGCGCCCTAGGGGAGGCGAGGCCACGGGGGCCTGGCTCCCGTCCCTCCACTATCCATTTCCCCACGTGGTGTTGCTGAGAGGGCATGAGAAATCAGGCCAGCGAACATGGGCAGCAGAGAAGCCCCCTAGGACGGGCTGAGGCTCCACTGCTGCCAGCAGATATCGGCGGAGCAATTGGCATTacatccaccatcatcatcatcctaactGTGTCTGTCAAGACCTTATTACATGCCCTACACTGCTCAGCgctgggttggaaacagtacAATCGGAGGAGACACAGTTCCTctaccacaaagggctcacagtgtcacctGGAGGAAGAGTGGGTATCATCCCCctttggacacataataataatggtaattatggtacttgttaagtgcttactatgtgccaagcactgctcaaagcattagggtagatacaagttaatcactaaGAGTgtcagtggggctcacactctgaattcccattttacagatgaagtaacttccAACCGCCAACCGAAGCGAGTAActtcgctatccaaccttgacttcacagactccgtcctctcctggttctcctcttatctctctggtcaagcgagcgcttagtacagtgctctgcacatagtaagcgctcaataaatatgattgatgatggtccttcattctcagtctcttttgcaggctcctcctccccctcccatccccttactgtgggggttccccaaggttcaattcttggtccccttctgttctcgatctacactctctcccttggtgacctcattcgctcccacggcttcaactatcatctctacgctgatgacacccaaatctacatctctgcccctgctctctccccctccctccaggctcgcatctcctcctgccttcaggacatctccatctggatgtctgcccgccacctaaaactcaacatgtccaagactgaactcgttgtcttccctcccaaaccctgccctctccctgactttccaatcactgttgacagcactaccatccttcccgtctcacaagcccgcaaccttggtgtcatcctcgactccgctctctcattcacccctcacatccaagccgtcaccaaaacctgccggtctcacctccgcaacattgccaagatccgccctttcctctccatccaaaccactacccttttcgttcaagctctcatcctatcccgtctggactactgcatcagccttctctctgatctcccatcctcgtgtctctccccacttcaatccatacttcatgctgctgcctggattgtctttgtccagaaacgctctgggcatgttactcccctcctcaaaaatctccagtggctaccaatcaatctgcgcatcaggcagaaactcctcaccctcggcttcaaggctgtccatcccctcgcccactcctacctcacctcccttctctccttctacagcccagcccgcaccctccgctcctctgccgctaatctcctcaccgtgcctcgttctcgcctgtcccgccgtcgacccccggcccacatcatccacctggcctggaatgccctccctctgcccatccgccaagctagctctcttcctcccttcaaggtcctactgagagctcacctcctccaggaggccttcccagactgagtcccctccttcctctccccctcgtccccctctccatcacccccgtcttacctccttcctttccccacagcacctgtatatatgtatatatgtttgtacatttttgttactctatttattttacttgtacatatctattctatttattttattttgttaatatgtttagttttgttctctgtctcccccttctagactgtgagcccactgttgggtagggactgtctctatatgttgccaacttgtacttcccaaacgcttagtacagtgctctgcacacagtaagcgctcagtaaatacgattgattgattgaagaaactgaggcacagaaaagtgaagggacttgcccaaggtcacacagcagacaagtggcggagccaggattacagcccaggtccttctgactcccgggcccatgatctatccactgaggcacagaggagttaaataacttgttaactccttgtaggcagggaacatatcaactaactctgttatattgtgctctcctgaggactaacacagtgctctgcacacattaagcactcagtaagtacaattgattgaatgcatgaagtaacacaggaggcaaatggcagagccaggatgaaaagcCAAGTGACCTGACTCTCcggcccctgccctttccactaattaATTTATCTCACCACCCTCACTTTCTCTTGTTAGCACTTTGTTTCCTCCTTACCTCAGGTGACACCAAGGAAAGTTTGTCAGATATTTTTGTTCTCCCCTTTCCAGGGAGATCCTGTCACCTGTTTTAGAAGTGTGGTGGGGAACAAACTTGGATGAGTCCAATTGTAAACTAAATACAATGACCCCAGCTCTGACTCCAGACCTACAGAACCACAGACTTGCACAGGATGTGTGGTTGCCTTGAACATTTCACTCCCCAAGGGACAGCCATATCTATCTACAAGTGTGGCTAGGAAGATCACCCTTGATGATAGCTGGAGGGTGGTAGAGGTTGTGGAATTTTTTTGGTAACCCAATGTATCAGTTGCTTTCTTTATTGTTAAAGGATGAAGTGGTGGTATGCCCATATGATTCCAATCACCATATGCCAAAGTCATCTTTGGCAAAGCACATGGTCTCCTGCAAGCTGAGGAAACTGGATTACTCCAAAGAAGAGGAGGTATGCTGTGCATTTTATGTTTTTGTGTGCTCTCTTTGCAGCagaaaatgatttaaaatattttaatcaatcggtggtatttattgagcgcttcctgtggtgagagcacttgggagagcacagtacaataaagttggtagacatgattcctgccctcaagaagctttccatTTAGtttgtggagacagacattaaaatcaggcACAGGCAGGGGAAGCAGTAGAGTTACTGAGAAGCGGccaggtctaatggaaagagcatgggcctggaagtcaggacctgggttctaatcccagctctgctacttatcttctgtgtgaccttgagcaagtcacttacattatccttgcctcagttttcccatctgtacaaaggggtttaaatcttattccctcctagattgtgagccccttgtggaacaggaactgtgtccaacctgaccatcttgtatctaccctagcagttggtacatagtaaacccttaacaaataccgtaattattttttGTAGTCCAAAAGGGGAATTGGAATCTGAGGCAGGATTTGTTCAATTGTTAACTTGCATGCTACCTTCAGGGAAGCAATTTTATTTTATCTTAACACTTTGCTGCACTTCACTTTGCTCCATTGTAGATTAGGATAATAAAATTGGCCTAAAACATGAGGTTATTTTAGGGAATATATTTTTGATTTTACTTTACCCACCACTTTTTCATTTTAGTCAGCAGAACTAGGTTATAAGCactctgagagcagggatcatgcctactaattctatcataatttcccaagtgtttattacagtggaACACAGTAGcccttttattgattgattaacatgttCGGGGGTAATGAATGGTTGGCTCTTGCCAGTATTTTAAGTCTTAAAATATTAAGGTGTTTAATTTTGGAAAACCTTTAAAAAGATgtattttcttgatttttttttttttttaggctgaAATGTATGACTCTACCTTCTTCTATGAGAATGCAAAAATACCTACAATTATTCTGggtaagtattcattcagtcgtatttattgagcgcttactgtgtgcagagcactgtactaagcacttgggaagttcaagttggcaacatatagagacggtccctacccaacaacgggttgaaGCACCAGATTATAATTTTAAAAGTAGAAATAGGAAGAACTGCTTGTTCTCtacttctctcttttttaaagGTACCCTATTCTCAGTAGGCCAGGATCGTCTCCCATTACTTCCTGGCAGGAGCCAGCAGCCCCAACTTAGGCCCCTTGAGGCAGCCGCTGAATATCTGGCAGGTTTGGAGTACCCTAGCTTTCCAGAAGCTCAGGGTCCTCTCGAGTAATGTGGTTCTCAGAAGGGTGTGTCCTGGGAGCTGCAGCTTTGGCGGGAGGATTGCTGTCAGTCCTCAGCGATTGGCCTGTCCATTCCTAGTCCAACATTTCTCTGCTTTGCTCCTCGAACAGCCCTTTGTGCCAGCCTTAGGATATGGGCAGTGACACTCTACTGCATTTTCTTCCCAGCCCCAGTTATATGCAGTCTTCTTCACCCTGGTCTTCCCCCTTACATCAGAGGAGAAttgtggggtttgggggagggtgTCAAAGTTTTTTCGAttcagggagtttctgtttgttcttgagggttttttttttgtctcccccagAATTCCTGTGCGAATTTAGTATTTTGATTTTCAGCttgaatatatattattattattgtattcattattCAGTGTTTTAATATGGACAAACTCCTGTACCTGGTAACCATCATTCCTTTAATTCAGATTGCTGTAGCTACTTTTAAAAAACTCCTTTTTAACTCAAATGTCCTTTCTGTAGATAAAAACCTACAGTCCCAGATAATTCAACAAGCGAGGATTTCTACTGGAAAAGATGGTGACATTTACAATCAAAGTAAGTGTCAAACATAGCTTAACCAAGTTATTGAAAAGTGAGCAGCCATGTTACTTTGTTTTATAAGTATGCAGAAAATCATGAACTGTCAGGGATGCATCTTAAGTTTCTAATGTTTATCCCTTTAATAagcataatataaatgaatattttcAGTTTTTCTAGGATATGTAAATTTCTCAAGACTAATTTTTATATTCTCAAATTTTGCCCCAAATTATTAtaatttactcacataattgcctcAGCTGCAAAGTTGCACCAACCTGATTTTTGAGGATGGAATAATTGATAGTGAAATCATCAGGTAAGAGCAGGATTGATGCAGTTGAGGCAggcaagagcatgggactggaagttttTTCATTGAAATGAAGGCTTtccaggggaggaagagaagaagggaaagggaataattCAGTGAGTTCCTATTTTAtcttggagagtgcagtagaagtaAGAGATGTAGTCTCCGGTGCCCTTTTACCATCCTcaaaaaattgcatttattgagtgctttctgtatgcacagcactgtatgaaatgcttgggagagatacaatataagagagttagtagacacattacctacacacaaggagtttacagcccagaggaggagagagacagtaactagattgcagatatgtatgtaagtgttgtggggctgaggatggggtgaatgaagggtgtgtatccaagtgaaagggtggcgcagaaggaaTTGAAACAAGAGGACCAATCAGTTGGGTTTATTGAATGCCtaaaatgtacagagcactgtatttatgcttgtgagagttcagtacagtagggttggtaaccatgatccctacccacggagcttacagtctacaaacattaaaataaattataggtagggaaaaTAGGAGAGCATAACAATCtgcacataagtggtgtgggtgtgtggtgactatcaagtacttaagTGATGTGAGGgtctaggtgacacagaagggagggtgactagaagagatgagggcttagtcagggaaggcctcttggaggagatgtgaatttaggaggtttttgaaggtggacagagtgaTGGTCTCACAGatatgaagggggggagagagagttccaggcccaaaggaggaaatgggcaaggagttggctgCAGgctggatgagattgaggtacagagagtaggatggtaggatggtgttagaggagtgaagggtgcagggttgggttgtagtaggagatcagcaaggtgagataggagggagagaatgattgagtgccataaagctgttggtaaggagtttctgttcgatgtagaggtggataggcaaccattggaggtttttcaggagaggggagaggcagactgaagtttttttttgtttttttaaaagaaaaataatctgggcaacagtgaagtaaggactggagaggggagataaaggcggcagggaggtaagcaagaggactgatatagtagtcaaggcaggttaTGATGAGTGCTCAGatcatcattagtggtatttattgagcgcttaaccatgtggtagcagtttgatggAGAGGCTGGGGCAGGTTCTAGAGAACAGGTCCCAAGAATCATTTGATTGACGCTTAATAGTAAATTTGCCCTAGGCAGTTTTAGGCcaaattttgtttgtttgttttaaaaaatGTACCTGGATGGTGCAGATTAAATCAGTGTTATAAAAGTGGCAATTTATTTTTGACCTTGATGCATAGATTTTCTTGTTATTTAAAATCTCTGGTAGATCTGAAATTCAAATCAACATTACTTTGATGTGATACTGTCATTTCATTTCATACTTAGTGGCTTGTTCTCCACTGCCTGTTGAAGTTCCTCAGAACCACAAGCGGTTCATCTGCGATCTAACCCAGTCTGAGCGCCTTGCCATCTACAATTATGTCCTCCAAGAGACCAAGAAACAGAGGTCCAGGTCCCAGATTACTGAAAACGACAGTGATCTTTTTGTAGATTTGGCTGCTAAAGTCAACCAAGGTTTGAAAGAAATACTCTAGAGTTTGCTTTTCATTTCCtaaatatagtcattcattcttaCATGATACAAAGCTTAGTTATTTCAAACAAGTCAAAATGAAGTAAAACAGCAGTTGGGAGTCAACCACAGCAGGATTGGAGAAATCTCAAAGGCATAGGCTAATTGTTTTTTGAAATATTCATTATTCAATTAACCATTtgtattttctctttctttcagaAAACAATAGTAGAGATAACATTTGTCTGGTTTAGGTACACAATGCACTTCTcgtcttctctcctcttttttctttttgttttccctCCATTTTTCCCCTAATGCCTTTCTGCTTCTTACCTTCTCTAGCCCTGTCTTCCTcatttattcatgtattcattcattcatatttattgagcgctttactgtgtgcaaagcaccgtgctaagtgctcggcagagtacaattcaacagcactcttttcttctccctcttgccTTTGTTTCCATGTGTTGGTCTTTGTCTTAAGGCCAGCTTGTGGCCTTTATCTTTGGGTATCTCtctcttgtctctgtctctctctgagtgtgctctgtgtgtgtgtgtgtgtgtgtgtgtgtgtgtgtgtgtgtgcgtgcgcgcgcgcataCGCACATGGGAAAGGAAGTGGTAGTGTTGGATGGGCAGTTGTGAGGATGAAGgagtgtatgtatgtttgtaaatgaatataaatgatGAGTGTTTGTGTTAAGTCAAAGTTTGATTAGGGGATGGAGGATTGGTCGTTGTACAAGTCTGCTTTGTCTGCATATGCATG
This sequence is a window from Tachyglossus aculeatus isolate mTacAcu1 chromosome X2, mTacAcu1.pri, whole genome shotgun sequence. Protein-coding genes within it:
- the SNRNP48 gene encoding LOW QUALITY PROTEIN: U11/U12 small nuclear ribonucleoprotein 48 kDa protein (The sequence of the model RefSeq protein was modified relative to this genomic sequence to represent the inferred CDS: deleted 1 base in 1 codon), giving the protein MEGSEGTAIPALPVIPDLPALPALPAIPDLPPLPALPAIAEERQRLLQELSDLVDSCHRTLEEVFAALGRSFDPAGPGDAEAEGGQGLGGGDGDDDEDEEDEVVVCPYDSNHHMPKSSLAKHMVSCKLRKLDYSKEEEAEMYDSTFFYENAKIPTIILDKNLQSQIIQQARISTGKDGDIYNQMACSPLPVEVPQNHKRFICDLTQSERLAIYNYVLQETKKQRSRSQITENDSDLFVDLAAKVNQDDGQKGPKSHLEILAEMRDYKRRRQSYRAKNVHITKKSYTEVIREVIGVHMEELSSHWQEELEKEEVDEGGGISGAVKSSGRKEERRSASVDSRQSCGSYKDAERTRRRRERTRSPHKRKKSRDRERDRDSRRRRDRDEDRYHSHKRRK